One part of the Ornithodoros turicata isolate Travis unplaced genomic scaffold, ASM3712646v1 Chromosome48, whole genome shotgun sequence genome encodes these proteins:
- the LOC135374218 gene encoding uncharacterized protein LOC135374218, translating to MFVSKSGGRIADFKEEVDQLPASVRVVVLHCGTNDMPDTDPDMAIRRYVQLIDHIRSRGNIELVCNPRAFAFNQRLMTLCRGARDLYFLDHGFHRQPPTRVLAADGLHPSFEGVTQIAHRLRSLVPRLLRRLPTRTASTGTPDPVWPTLQEAAAWTQRTTRAEKSSRAKQQD from the exons ATGTTCGTGTCCAAGAGCGGAGGCCGAATCGCAGACTTCAAAGAAGAGGTGGACCAGCTGCCCGCAAGTGTTCGTGTCGTGGTGTTGCACTGTGGGACGAATGACATGCCGGACACCGATCCCGACATGGCCATCCGTCGCTATGTGCAACTCATCGACCACATTCGCTCTCGGGGAAACATCGAACTTGTG TGCAATCCCCGGGCATTTGCGTTCAACCAACGACTGATGACCCTGTGCCGAGGTGCCCGTGACCTGTATTTCCTGGACCATGGTTTCCACCGACAGCCCCCAACCAGAGTCCTTGCAGCTGACGGCCTCCACCCCAGTTTCGAAGGAGTCACCCAGATCGCCCACCGACTGCGGTCCCTGGTACCCCGGCTGCTCCGTCGCCTACCCACACGTACAGCAAGCACTGGAACGCCGGACCCCGTATGGCCGACACTCCAGGAGGCTGCAGCATGGACACAAAGAACCACACGTGCCGAGAAATCGTCACGAGCCAAGCAGCAGGATTGA